Proteins from a genomic interval of Aureibacillus halotolerans:
- a CDS encoding FAD-dependent oxidoreductase has translation MNIAVIGCTHAGTAAITNIANTYPDATINVYEKNDNVSFLSCGIALYVGGVVPDPKGLFYASPAQFQKLGVNMRMQHEVLDVDVNAHSLRAKNLVNGKVIHDHFDKLIIATGSWPIVPTLPGSELHNIQLCKNFQQANDIIAKGEKAEHVTVIGAGYIGVELAEAFAQNGKRVTLMDSEPRILSKYLDQEFTQPVEDTLKAEGVELALGQMVTAFEGDSGSVQRVVTTKGTYEADMVISCIGFRPNTELFKGQLDMQANGALIVDEYMQTSAKDVFAAGDCCVLRFNPTGQQSYIPLATNAVRTGTLVAMNLVSPTVPHPGTQGTSGLKLFQHHLASTGMTETQADRADWAVETVAIQDAYRPEFMPTAEEVLFKIVYDQHTRRVLGAQILSDVDLTQAVNTLSVCIQNNMTVDQLAFQDFFFQPHFNKPWHFINRAGMKAMEKQGNEQKEKRIS, from the coding sequence GTCTATGAAAAAAATGATAATGTGTCCTTTCTCTCTTGTGGCATTGCCTTATATGTTGGAGGCGTCGTGCCTGACCCTAAAGGCTTGTTTTACGCATCACCTGCCCAGTTTCAAAAGCTTGGTGTCAACATGCGGATGCAGCACGAGGTCCTTGATGTGGATGTAAACGCGCATAGCTTACGTGCGAAAAACCTCGTCAATGGAAAGGTCATTCACGATCACTTTGATAAATTGATTATCGCAACAGGTTCTTGGCCAATCGTCCCAACATTGCCAGGGTCTGAGCTACACAATATACAGCTTTGCAAAAACTTTCAGCAAGCCAATGACATTATTGCCAAAGGAGAAAAGGCCGAGCACGTTACAGTTATTGGGGCAGGGTACATTGGCGTTGAGCTTGCCGAGGCATTTGCTCAGAACGGAAAACGTGTCACGCTGATGGATAGTGAGCCGCGCATATTGAGCAAGTACCTTGATCAGGAATTCACTCAGCCTGTAGAAGATACATTGAAAGCAGAAGGTGTTGAGTTAGCCCTTGGGCAAATGGTGACAGCTTTTGAAGGAGACAGCGGGTCTGTTCAACGGGTCGTGACGACGAAAGGGACGTATGAAGCAGATATGGTCATCTCTTGCATTGGCTTTCGCCCGAACACAGAGCTCTTCAAGGGACAGCTTGACATGCAAGCCAACGGAGCGCTAATTGTTGATGAGTACATGCAAACAAGTGCCAAGGACGTGTTTGCAGCAGGGGATTGCTGTGTGCTCCGTTTCAACCCTACCGGACAGCAAAGTTATATCCCGCTCGCTACGAACGCAGTCAGAACAGGAACGCTCGTTGCGATGAATTTAGTATCACCAACGGTTCCTCATCCAGGGACGCAAGGGACGTCTGGGCTAAAGCTGTTCCAACACCATTTAGCGTCAACAGGGATGACAGAAACACAGGCAGATCGTGCAGACTGGGCAGTGGAGACGGTTGCCATACAAGACGCGTATCGTCCAGAATTTATGCCAACTGCAGAAGAGGTTCTTTTCAAAATTGTGTATGACCAACACACACGACGTGTCCTCGGTGCGCAAATCTTATCTGATGTGGATTTAACACAGGCAGTGAATACGTTGTCTGTCTGTATCCAAAACAACATGACCGTCGATCAACTCGCCTTCCAGGACTTTTTCTTCCAGCCTCATTTCAACAAGCCTTGGCATTTTATTAACAGAGCCGGAATGAAGGCAATGGAAAAACAAGGAAATGAGCAGAAGGAAAAACGAATCTCATAG
- a CDS encoding DUF3888 domain-containing protein has translation MYYLAITHYLASNSYTLTNHQSQNTKQQLIEDALILSLSPVMQEAVDHYFGTTTQYWRPKLLHIGKDPATIFTVHMQVETFVGPHNPPYHLVNLTLTNDVEGWKVRQMNVKKEMS, from the coding sequence GTGTATTATTTAGCAATAACCCACTATTTAGCCAGCAACTCTTATACTTTAACTAACCATCAATCTCAAAATACAAAACAACAGCTCATAGAAGATGCGCTCATTTTATCTCTAAGTCCTGTTATGCAAGAGGCAGTTGATCACTATTTCGGCACGACCACACAGTATTGGCGTCCGAAACTTTTGCATATCGGCAAAGATCCCGCAACCATCTTCACTGTTCATATGCAAGTAGAGACCTTTGTGGGTCCCCACAATCCTCCTTATCATTTGGTCAATTTGACACTCACAAATGATGTTGAAGGCTGGAAGGTTAGACAAATGAATGTTAAGAAAGAAATGTCTTAA